Proteins encoded by one window of Teretinema zuelzerae:
- a CDS encoding DEAD/DEAH box helicase: MSGTMNDVFSFRDAVINDYSSFSRSFSTISAPDIKSKVDSEYEQGRYWPDPLIQLNSNYKKADSIPVLCGEGVLHPECEHIFVAGKPEGHPQPLTLFTHQQESLAKARNHESFVVTTGTGSGKSLSFFIPIIDHVLRAKETDPTKRTRAIIIYPMNALANSQLEELDKFLYGYEKGSQPFSVARYTGQENAIERQRIADNPPDILLTNFMMLELLLTRYQERDFKVVSHCESLEFLVLDELHTYRGRQGADVAMLVRRLRQRLHAENLVCIGTSATMSSVGSEDDQKQVVADVASLLFGARVTKENVIGETLQTATDPLMSIEKVKPILARRIEGGVSEWASLDAFYADPLTIWVERTLGVITEGLSAPKRAKPISLKDAAKLLARDAGVSCGTAEIALHSFLMRAHGLPDDHGRKPFAFKLHQYISGPGKVLCTLESEGSRFITLEAQRFAPGRENDGVLLYPAYFCRDCGVEYFPVQKIAGRWMPREIDDAVPKDMEGFFGFLVPDRSGYDFTGIIDDLPDFWLDWKASTLRVKSAYSKFIPVKYELNARGERGSVPFWYLPGHVRFCPCCGMVHETSGKDINRLSGLSGEGRSSATTMITLSVLQNLFSGKILEGEYDPRKMLGFTDNRQDAALQSGHFNDFIFLVLLRSALLAALRQSGGSLNEELLSERVFSALGFDRNDIGIKAEYLQNPKSFGLNLNEAQRAVKFVLGYRQLRELRKGWRYNNPPLEQLGLLSITYTGLRDYVSDDQYFSSDSGILEMLDPASREELFSFVFAEMRKNLCIESRYLSHQDQEQMKTLAFNHLLERWSFGADEKLATTRYLTLSPIPKNTRHGEDLLVSGGSRSRLIRNLRRCLFWKKTPVAEDILKMKEVELIEIVEAVLEKAGEYGYVTRVEIDRGVPGWALKSSSMEWSIPSNPDDLNGGSKRANIFFRELYQNVADTLGGADHHLYEFESHEHTAQVDSQDRMDLEARFRYTVKDKEWWCENHVDRSELQRLPVLYCSPTMELGVDISSLNTVYMRNVPPTPANYAQRSGRAGRSGQPALVVTYCSSQSPHDQWFFNHKDQMVHGIVKPPTLDLTNRELVESHLHSIWISALRIELDTSVADLVLRDNASYPLIPELLTCIRDSRIEQDALKEAFLMVAALKPFIGSEAPWLTEEYAAAVIKKAPDEFDRAFNRWRNLHRATIKQIQQATEISTGNAFTPADKASANRRFLDATRQLAVLESSHASQNSDFYTFRYLAGQGFLPGYNFPRLPLMAWIPSRKAYRGKKEDGGSMVSRPRFLGLSEFGPRSLIYHDGRMYRVNKAKLNSGTGDQISTGARLSTSSTIVCSECGYGHLSADGKTDVLVSRCENCGAELTSDCRIDNLYRIETVETEAVERITANEEERQRQGYDLQTMFRCIPDSAGNIQQARSEIQSSSSGEGDTVVAELIYAPSALLWRINRGWKRRKMKNVFGFFINPVSGYWSKDESVDSNEQGDDSESKTKVPPQLIVPFVEDCRNILILAPSTIPSIEAMATVQASLKRSIEQLYQIEESELAVEPLPLDQDRKRILFYEAAEGGAGVLTRLVNEPGEFARVARRALEIMHYSVPDELKSRADLVDDPSSMGETRCVAGCYRCLLSYYNQPEHLILDRRNEEALDILIAIATSDIKPMKVTAVAEDSSASELSRFIERSELRKADEYGYALKGANADAAALYRALKVVLFFERPEHEAEQWLSDKGYVSIVIGKTESDWEKAFAEHADVFPVSGATE; encoded by the coding sequence ATGAGCGGAACAATGAATGACGTTTTTAGCTTTCGCGATGCTGTTATCAACGATTATTCCAGTTTTTCGCGAAGTTTTTCTACCATTTCTGCACCGGATATTAAAAGTAAGGTTGATTCTGAATATGAACAAGGGCGGTACTGGCCTGATCCTTTGATTCAACTGAACTCTAATTATAAAAAAGCCGATTCCATTCCGGTGCTTTGCGGCGAGGGCGTGTTGCATCCTGAATGCGAGCATATATTCGTAGCGGGAAAACCTGAAGGTCATCCCCAGCCATTGACTCTTTTTACGCATCAGCAGGAGTCTCTCGCCAAAGCGCGAAATCATGAAAGTTTTGTTGTCACAACAGGTACGGGCTCCGGAAAGAGTCTTTCGTTTTTTATTCCTATCATTGATCATGTGCTTCGAGCGAAGGAGACTGATCCGACCAAGCGGACTCGGGCAATTATTATTTATCCGATGAATGCTCTCGCGAATAGCCAACTTGAGGAGCTGGACAAATTTCTGTATGGTTATGAAAAAGGCTCTCAGCCTTTTTCTGTCGCGCGGTATACGGGTCAGGAAAATGCTATAGAACGGCAACGTATTGCAGATAATCCTCCTGATATTCTGTTGACCAATTTCATGATGCTGGAGCTGTTGCTCACAAGATATCAGGAACGCGATTTTAAGGTTGTAAGCCATTGCGAAAGTCTTGAATTTCTGGTTTTAGACGAATTACATACGTATCGCGGCAGACAGGGCGCTGATGTGGCCATGCTGGTGAGGCGCTTGAGACAGCGCCTCCATGCCGAGAATCTTGTATGCATCGGGACCTCGGCAACAATGTCCAGCGTTGGAAGCGAGGATGATCAAAAGCAGGTTGTCGCGGATGTGGCGAGTCTGTTGTTTGGCGCCCGTGTTACGAAGGAAAATGTAATAGGCGAGACGCTTCAAACCGCAACAGATCCTCTTATGAGTATTGAAAAAGTTAAGCCTATTCTTGCCCGCCGCATAGAAGGCGGAGTTTCTGAATGGGCCTCGCTCGATGCGTTTTATGCCGATCCCCTGACTATATGGGTTGAGCGAACACTTGGCGTGATTACTGAGGGGCTTTCAGCTCCAAAACGCGCGAAGCCTATATCGTTAAAGGATGCGGCAAAGCTTCTTGCTCGGGATGCAGGGGTATCCTGTGGAACAGCAGAAATAGCGCTTCATTCTTTTTTGATGCGTGCTCATGGACTTCCGGACGACCATGGACGGAAACCGTTCGCCTTTAAGTTGCATCAATATATCAGCGGTCCCGGGAAAGTCCTGTGCACGCTTGAATCTGAGGGATCCCGTTTTATAACTCTTGAGGCTCAGCGATTCGCTCCGGGAAGAGAAAATGATGGGGTGCTCTTATATCCTGCATATTTCTGTCGCGACTGCGGAGTTGAATACTTTCCGGTACAGAAAATAGCCGGGCGATGGATGCCTCGAGAAATCGACGATGCCGTTCCTAAAGATATGGAAGGATTCTTCGGATTTCTTGTACCTGATCGATCCGGGTATGATTTTACCGGAATCATAGATGACTTACCGGATTTCTGGCTAGATTGGAAAGCATCGACTCTACGGGTGAAAAGCGCGTACTCAAAGTTTATTCCGGTTAAGTATGAACTGAACGCACGTGGAGAGCGGGGGTCTGTCCCTTTCTGGTATCTCCCTGGTCACGTCCGGTTTTGTCCGTGCTGCGGGATGGTTCATGAAACTAGCGGAAAGGATATAAACCGTCTTTCCGGTTTATCCGGCGAAGGCCGGTCGTCAGCTACGACAATGATTACTTTAAGCGTTCTTCAGAATCTCTTCTCCGGAAAAATTCTTGAAGGCGAGTACGATCCCAGAAAAATGCTCGGCTTTACAGACAATCGCCAGGACGCTGCCTTGCAGTCCGGGCATTTTAATGATTTCATTTTTCTTGTTCTTCTCAGAAGCGCGCTTCTTGCAGCCCTTCGGCAATCAGGCGGTTCATTGAATGAAGAGCTTTTGTCTGAGCGTGTTTTTTCAGCGCTCGGGTTTGATCGAAACGATATAGGGATTAAAGCGGAATATCTTCAGAATCCAAAATCATTCGGCCTTAATCTCAATGAAGCACAACGTGCGGTTAAGTTTGTACTTGGATACCGCCAGCTTCGCGAGTTGCGAAAAGGGTGGCGATATAATAATCCCCCTCTTGAGCAGCTGGGACTTCTTTCCATCACGTATACTGGCTTAAGAGACTATGTTTCGGATGACCAATATTTCTCGTCAGATTCCGGAATTCTCGAGATGCTCGATCCTGCATCGAGAGAGGAATTATTCTCATTTGTGTTTGCCGAAATGCGGAAAAATCTGTGCATTGAATCGCGATATCTGAGTCATCAGGACCAGGAACAAATGAAGACTCTTGCGTTTAACCATCTGCTTGAGCGCTGGAGTTTTGGAGCCGACGAAAAGTTGGCTACTACTCGCTATCTTACTCTTTCGCCTATTCCAAAAAACACCCGGCATGGCGAGGATCTGTTGGTGAGCGGAGGAAGCCGCTCCCGCTTGATACGAAATCTCAGAAGATGTTTGTTTTGGAAGAAAACTCCTGTAGCGGAAGATATCCTGAAAATGAAGGAAGTCGAGCTTATTGAAATAGTGGAAGCTGTTCTTGAGAAGGCCGGCGAGTATGGTTATGTGACCAGGGTGGAAATTGATCGAGGTGTGCCGGGATGGGCTTTAAAGTCGAGCTCCATGGAGTGGTCTATTCCTTCAAATCCTGATGACTTGAACGGCGGTAGTAAGCGTGCAAATATTTTTTTTCGGGAGTTATATCAGAATGTAGCGGATACGCTCGGTGGTGCTGATCATCATTTGTATGAATTTGAGTCTCATGAACACACCGCTCAAGTTGATTCGCAGGATAGAATGGATCTTGAAGCGCGATTCCGCTATACGGTAAAAGATAAAGAGTGGTGGTGCGAAAATCATGTCGACCGGTCAGAGCTTCAGCGGCTTCCTGTTTTGTATTGTTCTCCGACGATGGAGCTCGGTGTGGATATTTCCTCACTTAATACCGTATATATGCGGAATGTTCCTCCGACTCCTGCAAACTACGCTCAGCGTAGCGGCCGGGCTGGTCGTTCCGGACAGCCTGCTCTTGTTGTTACCTATTGCTCATCACAAAGTCCTCATGATCAGTGGTTTTTTAATCATAAAGATCAGATGGTTCATGGAATAGTAAAACCTCCGACTCTGGATTTAACCAATCGGGAGCTCGTTGAGAGTCATCTTCATTCCATTTGGATTTCCGCGCTCCGCATTGAATTGGATACAAGTGTCGCGGATCTAGTTTTGAGAGACAATGCAAGTTACCCGCTTATTCCGGAGCTTCTAACCTGTATCAGAGATTCCAGGATTGAACAGGATGCTCTGAAAGAGGCGTTTTTGATGGTTGCGGCTTTAAAACCGTTTATCGGCAGCGAAGCACCCTGGCTTACTGAAGAGTATGCGGCGGCTGTGATAAAAAAAGCGCCCGATGAGTTCGATCGCGCGTTCAACCGATGGAGAAACCTTCATCGTGCGACGATTAAACAGATTCAACAGGCTACTGAAATCAGTACCGGCAACGCCTTTACTCCTGCCGATAAAGCGAGCGCGAATCGACGTTTCCTGGACGCGACCCGGCAGCTTGCTGTTTTGGAAAGCAGTCATGCTTCGCAGAATTCGGACTTTTATACCTTTCGTTATTTAGCAGGCCAGGGCTTCCTCCCCGGGTATAATTTTCCTCGACTTCCGCTGATGGCATGGATCCCTTCCCGTAAAGCCTATAGGGGAAAGAAGGAAGACGGCGGCAGCATGGTAAGCCGACCGCGTTTTCTGGGGCTTTCCGAATTCGGTCCCCGTAGTCTGATTTATCATGATGGACGCATGTACCGGGTGAATAAGGCAAAGCTCAACTCCGGTACCGGAGATCAAATCAGTACTGGCGCGCGTCTTTCTACCTCGAGCACAATTGTGTGCTCCGAATGCGGATACGGCCATCTTTCTGCTGACGGGAAGACCGATGTTCTTGTTTCCCGTTGTGAGAATTGCGGTGCCGAACTGACAAGCGATTGCCGCATAGACAATCTATATAGAATCGAAACCGTGGAAACTGAAGCAGTCGAGCGGATTACTGCAAATGAGGAAGAACGCCAGAGGCAGGGGTATGACTTGCAAACCATGTTCCGCTGCATTCCCGACTCCGCTGGTAACATTCAGCAGGCCAGATCAGAAATACAGTCTTCTTCAAGCGGCGAGGGAGACACGGTTGTCGCAGAGTTGATCTACGCGCCTTCAGCTTTATTGTGGCGGATAAATCGCGGCTGGAAACGACGAAAAATGAAGAATGTGTTCGGTTTCTTTATTAATCCTGTCAGCGGATACTGGAGCAAGGACGAGTCAGTCGATTCCAATGAACAGGGTGACGATTCGGAATCAAAGACTAAAGTCCCTCCACAGCTTATTGTACCCTTTGTGGAAGATTGCCGGAATATTCTGATTCTTGCCCCAAGCACTATTCCTTCGATCGAAGCAATGGCAACCGTGCAGGCTTCCCTAAAGCGCAGCATCGAACAGCTGTATCAGATCGAAGAATCGGAACTTGCTGTTGAACCTCTTCCGCTCGATCAGGACAGAAAGAGAATTCTGTTTTATGAAGCCGCAGAAGGCGGAGCCGGAGTATTAACGCGGCTTGTGAACGAGCCCGGAGAATTTGCCCGGGTAGCGCGCCGTGCGCTTGAAATTATGCATTATAGCGTTCCGGATGAGCTAAAAAGTCGCGCCGATCTTGTCGACGACCCTTCATCAATGGGCGAGACCCGATGCGTAGCCGGATGCTATAGATGTCTTCTTTCGTATTATAATCAGCCAGAACATCTGATCCTCGATCGCAGAAACGAGGAGGCTCTCGATATCCTCATCGCGATCGCAACCAGCGATATCAAACCCATGAAAGTAACAGCCGTCGCGGAAGATTCATCGGCAAGCGAGCTTTCACGATTCATAGAACGTAGCGAGTTGAGAAAAGCTGATGAATACGGATATGCATTGAAGGGCGCTAACGCGGACGCCGCAGCCCTCTATCGAGCGCTGAAGGTTGTACTCTTTTTCGAGCGTCCCGAACATGAAGCCGAACAATGGCTTTCTGATAAAGGCTATGTTTCCATCGTTATAGGAAAAACAGAATCAGATTGGGAGAAAGCTTTCGCGGAACACGCGGATGTTTTTCCCGTAAGCGGAGCAACTGAATGA
- the rbr gene encoding rubrerythrin, with protein MKSVKGTQTEKNILASFIGESQARNKYTYWASKAKEEGYIQIQQIFLETAEQEKEHAKRLFKFLEGGAELAIPAGGSAGYIGTTLENLKQAAAGENHEWQHMYPDYAKVARSEGFDTIASVMDNIAVAEKQHAKRYEAMAKHIEDNDMWVQESPTTWRCINCGFIYVGKEAPKMCPACAHPQGYFERLGENW; from the coding sequence ATGAAATCGGTTAAGGGAACTCAAACGGAAAAGAACATTCTCGCGTCGTTCATCGGCGAGTCTCAGGCCCGCAACAAGTATACGTACTGGGCGAGCAAGGCCAAGGAAGAAGGCTATATCCAGATCCAGCAGATTTTCCTCGAGACCGCCGAGCAGGAAAAAGAGCACGCAAAACGCCTGTTCAAGTTCCTCGAAGGCGGAGCTGAACTCGCTATTCCCGCGGGCGGATCTGCCGGCTATATCGGAACCACCCTGGAAAACCTCAAGCAGGCGGCGGCGGGCGAAAACCATGAATGGCAGCACATGTACCCCGACTACGCGAAGGTCGCGCGCTCTGAAGGCTTCGACACTATCGCCTCCGTCATGGACAATATCGCGGTAGCGGAGAAGCAGCACGCGAAACGCTATGAAGCGATGGCAAAGCATATTGAAGACAACGACATGTGGGTGCAGGAATCCCCGACTACGTGGAGATGCATCAACTGCGGCTTTATTTACGTCGGCAAGGAAGCCCCCAAGATGTGCCCGGCATGCGCGCATCCCCAGGGTTATTTCGAACGCCTCGGCGAAAACTGGTAA
- a CDS encoding Fur family transcriptional regulator: protein MFHRTTRQKTALLELLRSTKAHPTASWLHAALRPDFPGLSLGTVYRNLSVLEAEGEIRTIRAGDSIERFDADTSVHYHVRCTRCGRVDDVFLPPPAGLEESAERLTGFSISSHSIAFQGVCAACARTHLEQSVLLKNDK, encoded by the coding sequence ATGTTTCACCGAACAACCCGGCAAAAAACAGCGCTTCTCGAACTTTTGCGGTCTACCAAGGCGCACCCCACGGCGTCCTGGCTGCATGCAGCCCTCAGGCCCGATTTCCCCGGGCTCAGCCTGGGCACGGTGTACCGGAACCTCTCCGTTCTGGAAGCAGAGGGCGAGATCCGGACGATCAGAGCCGGGGACAGCATTGAACGATTTGACGCCGACACCAGCGTACATTACCATGTCAGATGTACCCGCTGCGGCAGAGTGGACGACGTCTTTTTGCCTCCCCCCGCGGGCCTGGAGGAATCAGCCGAACGGCTGACCGGATTCAGCATCAGCTCCCACAGCATCGCGTTCCAGGGAGTCTGCGCCGCTTGCGCCCGAACACATCTTGAACAAAGCGTTCTTCTAAAGAACGATAAATAA
- a CDS encoding DUF2141 domain-containing protein — MRFYKKPDEDLARYWPLWIAVLLLSIGMTFFNISADALWYDESYTVATVTHSMGDILRLVSTDSHPPLYYILLKMLTAVFGHSLAVIRGLSALASIGTIALACAFLRKRWGSPGALAFAALFIVTPMAIGAAQEARMYALASFFVTGMVLSGYAAAEDNRLRDWIALGAFACAAAWTHYFSLMAAGLYWCVLFIRILAAPARPGEKKLGRGTPLFRCLVAGGAVIVLFLPWAFALANQASRVAKNFWIQPLNLQSAFAILSFPFGQRFGGPHGATSFFLFLGVQALSAAGIVRGLIRKDRGVFLPLSALLVYWLTFAAGVFLSWAIRPIFVERYLVTCMGSLIIAFAYFAHSFGSKRILAAMCAAYLFFTFPILKSTYTMRVNGAGDIVAKEYSGRVKPGDIFVHGSEHTFGIFRYYFPDNFHYLYVPADFIPMGNHQVFQPNVEIGSELAKYANEPVTIWAVGRAGEYYPTPWAELTQAPFREAAGPMLNIRKEPGWLTIQLQEVRYNPAKTEKRSSLASGYLKVKITGLDQTLGGKLVYALYANDPIREGNFIRSGVLDITKGSQDIILQDVPYGEYAIVAFHDLNGNFSPDFKKNQPVEGLALGIDPATLRGEPAFDQLKFSFSETVDPADVRMYYPE; from the coding sequence ATGCGTTTCTATAAAAAACCCGACGAGGACCTGGCACGGTACTGGCCGCTCTGGATTGCCGTTTTGCTTCTTTCGATCGGCATGACCTTCTTCAATATTTCCGCCGACGCCCTCTGGTACGACGAAAGCTATACGGTCGCCACGGTGACACACTCGATGGGAGACATACTTCGTCTCGTTTCCACCGACAGCCATCCGCCGCTCTATTACATCCTGCTCAAGATGCTGACCGCGGTATTCGGACATTCGCTTGCCGTAATACGGGGGCTCTCGGCGCTCGCGTCGATCGGGACGATAGCCCTTGCCTGCGCCTTCCTGAGAAAACGATGGGGCAGCCCGGGAGCCCTCGCCTTCGCCGCGCTTTTCATCGTTACGCCGATGGCGATAGGCGCGGCGCAGGAAGCCCGCATGTACGCGCTCGCCTCGTTCTTCGTAACCGGCATGGTTCTCTCCGGGTACGCCGCAGCGGAAGACAACCGACTCCGCGACTGGATAGCCCTGGGAGCGTTCGCCTGCGCCGCCGCCTGGACGCACTATTTCTCCCTCATGGCCGCCGGACTCTACTGGTGCGTCCTCTTCATCAGAATTCTCGCGGCTCCCGCCAGGCCCGGCGAAAAGAAGCTCGGCAGGGGAACGCCCCTCTTCCGCTGCCTCGTCGCCGGCGGCGCGGTTATCGTTCTCTTCCTTCCCTGGGCGTTCGCCCTGGCGAACCAGGCGAGCCGGGTCGCGAAAAACTTCTGGATACAGCCGCTCAATCTCCAGTCGGCTTTCGCCATTCTTTCGTTCCCCTTCGGACAGCGCTTCGGAGGACCGCACGGCGCGACTTCCTTTTTCCTCTTCCTCGGAGTGCAGGCCCTTTCCGCAGCCGGCATAGTCCGCGGCTTGATCCGCAAAGACCGCGGAGTATTCCTGCCGCTTTCCGCCCTGCTCGTATACTGGCTCACCTTCGCGGCCGGAGTGTTTCTTTCCTGGGCAATCCGCCCGATTTTCGTTGAACGATACCTCGTTACCTGCATGGGGTCGCTCATCATCGCCTTCGCCTATTTCGCCCATTCGTTCGGCAGCAAACGGATTCTCGCCGCGATGTGCGCCGCCTACCTCTTCTTCACCTTCCCGATTCTGAAAAGCACCTATACCATGCGGGTCAACGGCGCCGGAGACATCGTCGCGAAAGAATACTCAGGGCGCGTCAAGCCGGGCGACATATTCGTCCACGGCAGCGAACACACCTTCGGAATCTTCCGCTATTATTTCCCCGACAATTTCCACTACCTCTACGTCCCGGCGGACTTCATCCCGATGGGAAACCACCAGGTATTCCAGCCGAACGTGGAAATCGGATCCGAGCTCGCCAAATACGCAAACGAACCGGTCACCATCTGGGCAGTCGGCCGCGCCGGCGAATACTACCCCACCCCCTGGGCCGAACTCACGCAAGCCCCCTTCCGCGAAGCGGCCGGCCCGATGCTGAACATCAGAAAAGAACCGGGGTGGCTCACCATACAGCTGCAGGAAGTCCGCTACAATCCCGCCAAAACCGAAAAAAGATCGAGCCTCGCATCAGGATACCTCAAGGTGAAGATAACCGGCCTTGACCAGACCCTTGGAGGCAAGCTCGTATACGCGCTCTACGCAAACGACCCCATCCGCGAAGGAAACTTCATACGCTCGGGAGTGCTCGACATTACAAAGGGTTCGCAGGACATCATCCTGCAAGATGTTCCGTACGGAGAATACGCGATCGTCGCCTTCCACGACCTCAACGGAAACTTCTCGCCGGACTTCAAGAAGAACCAGCCGGTCGAAGGCCTCGCCCTGGGAATAGATCCCGCGACGCTCAGAGGCGAACCCGCCTTCGATCAACTGAAGTTCAGCTTCTCCGAAACCGTCGATCCCGCGGACGTCAGGATGTACTATCCGGAATGA